The following DNA comes from Desulfitibacter alkalitolerans DSM 16504.
TTATTAGCTTGATCTTGCTTTTTCTTTCTTCTTCCTAATTATGAGCTTCTAGCTTGCATTGTAGTTTTTTTCGCTGTGTAGTTTTCAAAGAACAGGTACTACTGAAAGATCTTTTGATCTCTCAAAATTAAACAGTGATTTCCTTAAACTCCGTTAAACCGACCTAGAAGTATCTTTACTCCTTAGAAAGGAGGTGATCCAGCCGCACCTTCCGATACGGCTACCTTGTTACGACTTCACCCCAATCACTAGCCCCACCTTAGACGGCTGCCCCTCATTCGGAAGTCGGAAATCGGATGTCGGTTGTCTGTTCAGTTGTCAAGTATCCATTGTCTGCTGTCAGTTCTTGTTGCAATCGGCTTAGCCAATTGCTTCTATTTCTGACCTCGGACTTCTGTCCTCTGACTTCTGTTTAGACTTCTGACTTCTGACCTCTGACCTCCGAACGAGTTAGCTCACCGGCTTCGGGTGTTGCCAGCTTTCGTGGTGTGACGGGCGGTGTGTACAAGGCCCGGGAACGTATTCACCGCAGTATGCTGACCTGCGATTACTAGCGATTCCGACTTCATGTAGGCGAGTTTCAGCCTACAATCCGAACTGTGATCGGCTTTTTGGGATTTGCTCCACCTCACGGTCTCGCTGCCCTCTGTACCGACCATTGTAGCACGTGTGTAGCCCAGGACATAAGGGGCATGATGATTTGACGTCATCCCCACCTTCCTCCGGTTTGTCACCGGCAGTCTACTTAGAGTGCCCATCTTATTGCTGGCAACTAAGTACAGGGGTTGCGCTCGTTGCGGGACTTAACCCAACATCTCACGACACGAGCTGACGACAACCATGCACCACCTGTCTCTCTGTTTCCGAAGAAAACTCCATATCTCTATGGACGTCAGAGGATGTCAAGCCCTGGTAAGGTTCTTCGCGTTGCGTCGAATTAAACCACATGCTCCACCGCTTGTGCGGGCCCCCGTCAATTCCTTTGAGTTTCAGCCTTGCGGCCGTACTCCCCAGGCGGGGTACTTAATGCGTTTGCTGCGGCACTGAAGGGGTCGATACCTCCAACACCTAGTACCCATCGTTTACGGCGTGGACTACCAGGGTATCTAATCCTGTTTGCTCCCCACGCTTTCGCGCCTCAGTGTCAGGGTCAATCCAGAAAGTCGCCTTCGCCACTGGTGTTCCTCCTAATATCTACGCATTTCACCGCTACACTAGGAATTCCACTTTCCTCTCTTGCCCTCAAGTCATACAGTTTCAAATGCATGCCCGAAGTTAAGCCCCGGGGTTTCACACCTGACTTGTTTGACCACCTACACGCCCTTTACGCCCAGTAATTCCGGACAACGCTTGCCACCTACGTATTACCGCGGCTGCTGGCACGTAGTTAGCCGTGGCTTCCTCCTTGGGTACCGTCACCTTATTCCCTATTCAAAAATAAGACTTCTTCCCCATTGACAGAGCTTTACGACCCGAAGGCCTTCTTCACTCACGCGGCGTTGCTGCGTCAGGGTTTCCCCCATTGCGCAATATTCCCCACTGCTGCCTCCCGTAGGAGTCTGGGCCGTGTCTCAGTCCCAGTGTGGCCGTCCACCCTCTCAGGCCGGCTACCCATCGTCGCCTTGGTGAGCCTCTACCTCACCAACTAGCTAATGGGACGCGGGTCCATCCTTTATCGGAAGCTTATTCCAGAGGCCTCCTTTTCTTACTGTATGATGCCATACTGTAAGCTTATCCGGTATTAGCTCCAGTTTCCCGGAGTTATCCCAGCTTAAAGGGTAGGTTACCCACGCGTTACTCACCCGTCCGCCACTGATTGGAAGTCAGTCATCGGAAGTCCGATGTCCGCTCTTGTCTGCAATTGGCTTGCCAATTGCTTCTATTGCAGACTTCTGACCTCTGACGACTGACCTCCGCTCCGTTCGACTTGCATGTGTTAAGCACGCCGCCAGCGTTCGTCCTGAGCCAGGATCAAACTCTCCAGTTATATTTTTTCTAGCTTAAGTCTTAACCTAAGCTAGTTTTTAACTTTCGTTTGACCTGCTCGTTTTTTGGACTTGTTGTCCTGTTAATTCTTTACTGTTTGTGCCTTACTATATTATCTTCATAATTTAGTTTGGCTTTAATATTAACGGGTTTAATTCTATCACTGTTCAATTCTCAAAGATCATTTTTTTCTTGCTTTTGTCTTTTGTTTCTTCTTGCTTTTGTCCTGCTTCTTTGTGGCAGGAACTTTATCTTAACACATCTGCTTTAGTTTTGCAACTGGTATGCACTGGAACTTTTCGTTTTTATCTGCTGTTTTTTGGGTTGTTTCTGTGTTTTGTTTGTTGTTCCAGCTGCACTTCTTTGCTTTACTGCTCCAGACGACAATAGTTATGATAACATCTCTTTTTCTTCTTGTCAACTGGTTTTTTAATCATATTTTTTAATATTTTTTAATCATATTTCTATTATTCTATATTTAGAAAGTCTTAACTCTAATAAGTAATTAAACCCCTAAATATGCCTTTCGAACATCTTCACTAGCAGCTAGCTCGCTTGCTGGGCCATCTAGAACTATACGTCCGGTTTCTAAAACATATCCTTGATCGGCAACAGAAAGCGCCATATGAGCGTTCTGTTCTACTAGCAAAATAGTGGTCCCTTCATCATTTAACTCTTTTATTATAGAAAATATCTCTTGAACAAGTAGTGGAGCCAATCCCATAGATGGTTCATCTAATAACAGCAGCTTTGGCCTAGACATAAGGGCTCTACCCATGGCCAGCATCTGCTGCTCACCACCACTTAAAGTACCAGCAATTTGGTTTTTTCTTTCAAATAATCTAGGAAAACGTTCAAACACTTTATTCATATCTTTTTTAATCTCTACCTTGTCTTTGCGCAGATATGCACCAAGTTCTAAATTCTCATATACTGACATATTGGCAAAGACTCTTCTTCCCTCTAAAACATGGGACATTCCCATCTCCACAATCTTTTCAGCAGGTACACCTGTAACGTCTTGCCCTTTAAACCATATGCATCCGGATTTAGCCTTAATTAAACCTGATATTGTACGCAATATAGTGGTTTTACCTGCCCCATTAGCCCCAATAAGAGTTACTATTTGACCCTCTTTAACCTCCAGGGTAATGCCTTTTATGGCATGGATGACGCCGTAATACACGTTAATATTTTCAATTCTTAACATTTAGCTTACCTCCTCCCCCAAATAGGCTTCAATTACCTTTGGATCATTCTTTATTTCATCAGGAGAGCCATGAGCAATAATTCTTCCGTAATCTAAAACATAGATACGCTCACATACATTCATTACTAGAGACATATCATGCTCAATGAGTAAGACAGTCAAACTGAATTTTTCTTTGATCCATCTAATCATTTCCATAAGCTGATGGGTTTCTTGAGGATTCATTCCCGCAGCAGGTTCATCTAATAAAAGCAGCTTAGGTTTGGTGGCTAGCGCTCTGGTAATTTCCAAGCGGCGCTGTTCGCCATAGGGCAGGTTTTTAGCATATTCATCCTTTTTATCTTCCAAATTAAATATTTTTAGGAGGTCTATTGCTTTTTGAGTAATCTCCTCCTCTTCCTTTTTATATTTGGCAGATTGTAGTATGCCTGCGGCCACACCATAGGATACATTCTGATGATATGCAATCTTTACGTTATCAATTACTTTCAAATCCTTAAATAGGCGGATGTTTTGAAAGGTTCTTGCCATTCCTAACTGGGTAATATTATATGGTTTTTTTCCAACCATGCTTTTGTCTTCAAATAGTATATCTCCTGAAGTAGGCTCATATACCCCAGTTAACATATTAAATACAGTAGTCTTACCAGCTCCGTTAGGCCCAATAAGTCCTATTAATTCACCGTTATTAATAGTAATTTCAAAGTCAGAAACTGCATTTAAACCACCAAATTTTTTACAAAGGTTAACTGTCTTTAGTATTGTCAACTTGTTCACCTACTTTCTCTGACCGTCCAAGTAATTTTTTTATCCAGTTCCATAACTTTACAAAGGACTCCGTGCTTAATTCCTTTGTACCTAAAAGACCCTGGGGCCTAAAAATCATAATGCCAATTAACAT
Coding sequences within:
- a CDS encoding ABC transporter ATP-binding protein, yielding MLRIENINVYYGVIHAIKGITLEVKEGQIVTLIGANGAGKTTILRTISGLIKAKSGCIWFKGQDVTGVPAEKIVEMGMSHVLEGRRVFANMSVYENLELGAYLRKDKVEIKKDMNKVFERFPRLFERKNQIAGTLSGGEQQMLAMGRALMSRPKLLLLDEPSMGLAPLLVQEIFSIIKELNDEGTTILLVEQNAHMALSVADQGYVLETGRIVLDGPASELAASEDVRKAYLGV
- a CDS encoding ABC transporter ATP-binding protein, producing the protein MTILKTVNLCKKFGGLNAVSDFEITINNGELIGLIGPNGAGKTTVFNMLTGVYEPTSGDILFEDKSMVGKKPYNITQLGMARTFQNIRLFKDLKVIDNVKIAYHQNVSYGVAAGILQSAKYKKEEEEITQKAIDLLKIFNLEDKKDEYAKNLPYGEQRRLEITRALATKPKLLLLDEPAAGMNPQETHQLMEMIRWIKEKFSLTVLLIEHDMSLVMNVCERIYVLDYGRIIAHGSPDEIKNDPKVIEAYLGEEVS